A region from the Variovorax paradoxus genome encodes:
- a CDS encoding AAA family ATPase has protein sequence MKISIISPNPAHLQDMRKVLETRSHVVSAFEGGKSRMQWVVEQSAPELLLVDGMCCDPQELAMVEQLTMRHPAIAVVLLCAMQTPEFLILAMRSGVREVLPSPPEPTALEAAVERIALKMASTQAREPGQVVAFMPCKGGSGATFLATNIGHQLSMRRSVLLIDLNLQFGDALSYVSDLRPTSTVADVARDIGRLDASLLAASTVKVAPGFSILAAPEDLSRALEVKAEHIDAILQVAAAQYDFVLFDLGLRIDPLAIRVLDRADRIFPVLQPSLPHIRNVTRLMQVFKSLGYQAGKVELLVNRSAGGTEIGLSDMRRSLGGATLVSVPDGGKDVDASINRGVPLAEMSRGSALCKRLEEISHTLSPRPKEAPGFIGRLFRRA, from the coding sequence ATGAAAATCTCCATCATCTCCCCCAATCCCGCCCACCTGCAGGACATGCGCAAGGTGCTGGAGACCCGCTCCCATGTGGTCTCGGCCTTCGAAGGAGGCAAGAGCCGCATGCAGTGGGTGGTCGAGCAATCGGCGCCCGAACTGCTGCTGGTGGACGGCATGTGCTGCGACCCCCAGGAGCTGGCAATGGTGGAGCAGCTCACGATGCGCCATCCCGCCATTGCGGTGGTGCTGCTGTGCGCCATGCAGACGCCCGAGTTCCTGATTCTTGCCATGCGCTCTGGCGTGCGCGAAGTGCTGCCTTCGCCGCCCGAACCGACGGCGCTCGAGGCGGCCGTGGAGCGCATTGCCCTCAAGATGGCCAGTACCCAGGCGCGCGAGCCGGGCCAGGTGGTCGCGTTCATGCCGTGCAAGGGTGGCAGCGGCGCCACCTTTCTTGCAACCAACATCGGGCATCAGCTCTCGATGCGGCGCTCGGTGCTGCTGATCGACCTGAACCTGCAGTTCGGCGATGCGCTGTCCTATGTGAGCGACCTGCGGCCCACCTCCACGGTGGCCGACGTGGCGCGCGACATCGGTCGGCTCGACGCTTCGCTGCTCGCCGCGAGCACGGTGAAGGTGGCGCCGGGCTTCAGCATCCTTGCAGCGCCCGAAGATCTTTCGCGCGCGCTGGAGGTCAAGGCCGAGCACATCGATGCGATCCTGCAGGTGGCCGCGGCGCAGTACGACTTCGTGCTGTTCGACCTGGGCCTGCGCATCGATCCGCTTGCCATCCGCGTGCTGGACCGCGCGGACCGGATCTTTCCGGTGCTCCAGCCGAGCTTGCCGCACATCCGCAACGTGACGCGCCTGATGCAGGTGTTCAAGTCGCTCGGCTACCAGGCCGGCAAGGTCGAGCTGCTGGTCAACCGCAGCGCCGGCGGCACGGAGATCGGCTTGTCCGACATGCGCCGTTCGCTGGGCGGGGCCACCTTGGTCAGCGTGCCCGACGGCGGCAAAGACGTGGACGCCTCGATCAACCGCGGCGTGCCGCTGGCGGAGATGTCGCGCGGCAGCGCGCTCTGCAAGCGGCTCGAGGAAATATCCCACACGCTCAGTCCGCGCCCGAAGGAAGCGCCAGGCTTCATCGGCCGGCTCTTCCGCCGCGCTTGA
- a CDS encoding TadE/TadG family type IV pilus assembly protein: protein MNRTKQVGATTVEFALVLMLFLTFLLGIMDFARMLWTWNAAAEATRWGARAAVVCDRDATVVLSNMQKFLPQLTAANVSIDWYDAAGSVSTTCTAANCSGVNVRILDLDYQWISPIGFGTHAPIPMPSFSTYLPREIMGQDPNSSAICS, encoded by the coding sequence ATGAATCGAACAAAGCAGGTCGGTGCGACCACGGTGGAGTTCGCGCTGGTCCTGATGCTCTTTCTGACCTTCCTACTGGGCATCATGGATTTCGCGCGCATGTTGTGGACGTGGAATGCGGCTGCCGAAGCGACGCGCTGGGGGGCTCGCGCAGCCGTCGTATGCGACCGAGACGCCACTGTCGTGCTTTCCAACATGCAGAAGTTCCTGCCTCAATTGACGGCAGCCAACGTCAGCATCGATTGGTACGACGCGGCAGGCAGCGTCAGCACGACCTGTACCGCCGCCAATTGCAGCGGCGTGAATGTCCGCATCCTCGATCTGGATTACCAGTGGATCTCGCCCATCGGATTCGGAACGCATGCCCCGATCCCGATGCCGAGTTTTTCCACTTACCTGCCGCGCGAAATCATGGGGCAGGACCCGAACAGCAGCGCCATCTGCTCCTAA
- a CDS encoding TadE/TadG family type IV pilus assembly protein — translation MQKKQNGVALVEFALILPLLLILTFITTEFGRALYQYNTIAKSLRDASRYLSTQDPSIATTDPAKITTAKNLVVFGNPAGGVSPLVLGLSISQVPNPTWQFKGSAPAINTVTIKVTGYKFRPLITGVFGLTFGDANGDIPFGDISATMRGQS, via the coding sequence ATGCAAAAAAAGCAGAACGGCGTGGCCCTGGTCGAATTTGCCCTGATCCTTCCATTGCTGCTCATCCTGACGTTCATCACGACCGAGTTCGGGCGGGCGCTGTATCAGTACAACACCATCGCGAAATCGCTGCGCGACGCCTCCCGTTATCTGTCCACCCAGGACCCGTCGATCGCAACCACGGATCCCGCCAAAATCACGACTGCCAAGAACCTGGTGGTCTTTGGCAACCCGGCCGGCGGCGTCTCGCCATTGGTCCTGGGCCTCAGCATTTCTCAAGTCCCCAATCCAACCTGGCAATTCAAGGGCAGCGCCCCGGCCATCAATACCGTGACCATCAAGGTCACGGGATACAAGTTCCGCCCGCTCATCACCGGGGTTTTCGGGCTCACCTTCGGCGATGCGAACGGAGACATCCCGTTCGGGGATATCAGCGCCACCATGCGAGGTCAATCATGA